The Sandaracinaceae bacterium genome includes a window with the following:
- a CDS encoding pyridoxamine 5'-phosphate oxidase family protein, with protein MTDTPFHDGELEAQGRMGVREQVHQHASRFIRTELPAQHREFYASQPMLVVGSVSDDGAPTASALFGRPGFATARDERHLAVNARPVEGDPLAERLAVGAGLGVLGIDLRTRRRNRVNGRVTAATGDGFELRVDQAFGNCPQHIRVRAMELAPEIDLPLVPRARHEAARLDSEAAKLVSRADAFFIASAYPGSPGDPRRGVDASHRGGAPGFVRVESERTLLFPDFGGNRLYNTIGNLLRHAPVGLLFVDFVRGDLVQIEGRAVVLWEDPLLEAYDGAERFVRIHVERVRTLEGVVPIRFGPPTPSRNEALVGSWAEARAALSATHEGREAS; from the coding sequence ATGACCGACACGCCCTTTCATGATGGAGAGCTCGAAGCCCAAGGCCGCATGGGCGTGCGAGAGCAGGTGCACCAGCACGCCTCGCGCTTCATCCGCACCGAGCTCCCCGCGCAGCACCGCGAGTTCTACGCGAGCCAGCCGATGCTCGTGGTCGGGTCCGTCTCGGACGACGGGGCGCCCACCGCCTCGGCCCTGTTCGGCCGACCGGGGTTCGCCACCGCCCGGGACGAACGACACCTCGCGGTGAACGCCCGCCCGGTCGAGGGGGATCCCCTCGCGGAGCGCCTCGCCGTGGGGGCCGGTCTCGGCGTCCTCGGGATCGATCTCCGGACGCGCCGCAGGAATCGCGTCAACGGTCGGGTGACCGCGGCGACGGGAGACGGTTTCGAGCTCCGCGTCGATCAGGCCTTCGGCAACTGCCCTCAGCACATCCGCGTGCGCGCCATGGAGCTCGCCCCCGAGATCGACCTCCCGCTCGTCCCGCGGGCGCGCCACGAGGCGGCCCGGTTGGACTCCGAGGCGGCGAAGCTGGTGTCTCGGGCGGACGCGTTCTTCATCGCGTCGGCCTATCCCGGCTCTCCGGGCGACCCGCGCCGCGGGGTGGACGCGAGCCATCGTGGGGGCGCGCCCGGGTTCGTCCGCGTGGAGAGCGAGCGGACCCTGCTGTTCCCCGACTTCGGCGGGAACCGTCTCTACAACACCATCGGCAATCTGCTCCGGCACGCCCCCGTGGGCCTCCTCTTCGTCGACTTCGTCCGCGGGGACCTGGTCCAGATCGAGGGCCGCGCGGTGGTGCTCTGGGAGGATCCCCTCCTCGAGGCCTACGACGGAGCCGAGCGCTTCGTGCGGATCCACGTGGAGCGAGTCCGAACGCTCGAGGGCGTGGTCCCGATCCGGTTCGGCCCGCCGACCCCGTCCAGGAACGAGGCGCTGGTGGGCAGCTGGGCCGAGGCCCGAGCTGCGCTGAGCGCGACTCATGAAGGAAGAGAGGCGTCATGA
- a CDS encoding VOC family protein: MTSRGGDETERSAVTRGVHHVGLTVSDLDGARAFFVSVLGFSVVAERLDYPAVFVSDGVTLITLWRVEDPKACTPFDRRKNVGLHHLALRVPPDRLRELSRRISEYPGAELEFAPESLGSTGLTHMMCRIPGGPRVELVGTKE; the protein is encoded by the coding sequence ATGACGAGCAGAGGTGGAGATGAGACGGAGCGGAGCGCGGTCACGCGGGGGGTCCACCACGTGGGCCTGACCGTGAGCGATCTGGATGGTGCCCGGGCGTTCTTCGTCAGCGTGCTGGGGTTCTCCGTCGTGGCGGAGCGCCTCGACTACCCGGCGGTGTTCGTGTCGGACGGGGTGACCCTGATCACCCTCTGGCGGGTCGAGGACCCGAAGGCCTGCACCCCGTTCGATCGTCGAAAGAACGTCGGGCTCCACCACCTGGCGCTCCGTGTGCCCCCGGATCGGCTGCGCGAGCTCTCGCGTCGCATCTCCGAGTACCCGGGCGCGGAGCTCGAGTTCGCGCCCGAGTCACTGGGCTCCACGGGGCTGACACACATGATGTGCCGCATCCCGGGGGGACCGCGGGTGGAGCTGGTGGGCACGAAGGAGTGA
- a CDS encoding acetyl-CoA C-acyltransferase yields the protein MTQTPRRVVVVGGARTPFAKAAKHLSNFDAVHLGAHAVDGLIEKQRIDPRTVDQLYFGNVVVDPRVPHLAREVVFESRLQPETYALTLSDNCITGTSAITAAHDAIALGRAEVAIAGGVESMSHAPVLFSEAMAEAFRGANKAAKLPEKLKQFLEVRPKDLLPTLPGVQEPSTGLTMGEHTEITVKAWEISRALQDEIAFRSHMNAARATREGHLRDQIRPLGGLEEDALIRADTSMEKLAKLPAVFDRSGSGSITAGNASPLTDGAAAVLLMSEARAEKEGFEPLAYVRAMLTVGIDPADGLLMGPGVAVPRLLRQEGLTFDDLDLVEMHEAFAGQVAANLAAWEKGWKEPAIGAPSFEKLNVNGSSLSVGHPFAATGARIVTTLANELRRRDAKRGLVSICAAGAQAAAMILERA from the coding sequence ATGACTCAGACCCCTCGACGCGTGGTCGTCGTCGGCGGCGCACGTACGCCGTTCGCGAAGGCCGCCAAGCACCTCTCGAATTTCGACGCCGTGCACCTCGGCGCCCACGCCGTCGATGGGCTGATCGAGAAGCAGCGCATCGATCCTCGCACGGTCGATCAGCTCTACTTCGGAAACGTCGTAGTCGACCCTCGCGTCCCTCACCTCGCTCGCGAGGTGGTGTTCGAGAGCCGGCTCCAGCCGGAGACGTACGCACTGACGCTCTCCGACAACTGCATCACGGGCACGTCTGCCATCACCGCCGCGCACGACGCGATCGCGCTCGGCCGGGCCGAGGTGGCGATCGCGGGCGGCGTCGAGTCGATGTCGCACGCCCCGGTGCTCTTCAGCGAGGCGATGGCCGAGGCGTTCCGCGGCGCCAACAAGGCCGCCAAGCTCCCCGAGAAGCTGAAGCAGTTCCTCGAGGTGCGCCCGAAGGACCTCCTGCCGACCCTCCCGGGTGTGCAGGAACCCTCGACCGGCCTGACCATGGGCGAGCACACGGAGATCACGGTCAAGGCGTGGGAGATCTCCCGCGCGCTGCAGGACGAGATCGCGTTCCGCAGCCACATGAACGCGGCGCGAGCCACCCGCGAGGGGCACCTTCGAGATCAGATCCGCCCCCTGGGGGGACTCGAGGAGGACGCGCTGATCCGCGCCGACACCTCGATGGAGAAGCTCGCGAAGCTGCCCGCCGTCTTCGACCGCAGCGGCTCGGGCTCGATCACGGCCGGGAACGCGAGCCCGCTCACCGACGGCGCGGCCGCGGTGCTCCTGATGAGCGAGGCGCGGGCGGAGAAGGAAGGCTTCGAGCCCCTGGCGTACGTCCGCGCGATGCTCACCGTGGGGATCGACCCGGCCGACGGCCTGCTGATGGGCCCGGGCGTCGCCGTGCCGCGACTGCTTCGCCAGGAGGGGCTGACCTTCGACGATCTCGATCTCGTCGAGATGCACGAAGCCTTCGCGGGGCAGGTCGCGGCCAACCTCGCGGCCTGGGAGAAGGGCTGGAAGGAGCCGGCCATCGGCGCTCCGTCCTTCGAGAAGCTCAACGTCAACGGGAGCTCACTGAGCGTGGGGCACCCCTTCGCGGCGACGGGCGCTCGCATCGTCACCACCCTCGCCAACGAGCTGCGACGTCGGGACGCCAAGCGCGGCCTGGTGAGCATCTGCGCCGCGGGCGCGCAGGCGGCGGCGATGATCCTCGAGCGAGCCTGA
- a CDS encoding virulence factor SrfB has product MKRKVSLDGAAPRSVGTHAVEPSSEVLELFFDTGPIFHEVELPSPLPDLISGFVIEQSEDARAGESVRRAAPGEEPDVEISAVEHLPELAGRWLPFPYQLSCLHCVQVYLASGERPGQWRALLAIDTKASPGSQGAHLDPKVDGGRPFRPLEKNELGGFLSHPVTRNFMRELSKKGVDRAPFKLAALLETLAPLLPRLRFAGLDELSTVPVSLVLDFGNSRSNAVLVESHAAGVTSVPLELRDGANPFRTTNETFGSRITFLPNSFDDTELDVAVGKSFQVPSLTRMGREALDRALETPHRYQCSLSGPKRYLWDEKPAAERWHFALKQGEEYRPVSGRLLKHLPDHGDGLALREDGPSTPADPRYAPRAMMLFAFCEVLQQAYAQINAMGYRTFQGREGLPRVLKHLVVTFPSAMRPEEIAVYEGLVRNAVVLTCHYLDIRAEDRPNWNAQSQSFDRFLVVDEAMAAQMVYVYQEIVHSFSGSMEELVRIYGQNGDALRVASVDIGGGTSDVMIAEYRDLMPGTGTALSVKKLFQDGISIAGDDVCRAIVEDIVLDQILAQLPSSQSRRELGQLLSEGDAGWGAEWRTLKAKLVPYFWLPIARCYWALAEGFTIPEHNPEKHYTLTEVWRIFDRAPPGGVVLQELDQFLMKAVPGWPGLMNLSFRFEKEEVMRAVRGVLREPLRKYADIIAQFDVDLLILAGRTSKLEPVRGLFVSEMPVSPPRIKTMADYRVGDWYPSKWRSAGRIKDPKSTVAAGAAILHLASRNQLPGLLLEGLEELQQRPIYGLYQTHEPHIARVNELFREGDTSPAFLYTRGMMIGFRNVDAQEMDGSPLFEVLPASPQVEQALLEDRVKLKFGLKDGGQIEIASVESQRQAYSFTPEDFWLRLKTVTVDRYWLDTGVLTAPYHARSEEEDA; this is encoded by the coding sequence GTGAAGCGAAAGGTCTCGCTGGACGGTGCGGCGCCCCGCAGCGTCGGGACGCACGCGGTGGAGCCCTCGTCGGAGGTGCTCGAGCTCTTCTTCGACACCGGCCCGATCTTTCACGAGGTCGAGCTGCCGTCGCCGCTGCCCGATCTGATCAGCGGCTTCGTGATCGAGCAGAGCGAGGACGCGCGGGCGGGCGAGTCGGTGCGGCGGGCCGCGCCCGGCGAGGAGCCGGACGTGGAGATCTCCGCCGTCGAGCACCTCCCCGAGCTGGCCGGGCGCTGGCTGCCCTTCCCGTATCAGCTCTCGTGCCTGCACTGCGTGCAGGTCTACCTGGCGAGCGGCGAGCGGCCCGGGCAGTGGCGCGCGCTGCTCGCGATCGACACCAAGGCCTCGCCGGGGAGCCAGGGCGCGCATTTGGACCCGAAGGTGGACGGCGGCCGGCCCTTCCGCCCCCTCGAGAAGAACGAGCTGGGCGGCTTCCTCTCGCACCCCGTCACGCGCAACTTCATGCGCGAGCTCAGCAAGAAAGGCGTCGACCGCGCGCCCTTCAAGCTCGCGGCGCTGCTCGAGACGCTCGCGCCGCTCCTGCCGCGGCTGCGCTTCGCCGGGCTCGACGAGCTCTCCACGGTGCCGGTCTCCCTCGTGCTCGACTTCGGCAACTCGCGCTCCAACGCGGTGCTGGTGGAGAGCCACGCGGCGGGGGTGACGAGCGTGCCGCTCGAGCTGCGCGACGGGGCCAACCCCTTCCGCACGACGAACGAGACCTTCGGCTCGCGCATCACGTTCCTGCCGAACAGCTTCGACGACACGGAGCTCGACGTGGCGGTGGGCAAGAGCTTCCAGGTCCCGTCGCTCACGCGCATGGGCCGCGAGGCGCTCGACCGCGCGCTGGAGACGCCGCACCGCTACCAGTGCTCGCTCTCCGGGCCCAAGCGCTATCTCTGGGACGAGAAGCCCGCGGCCGAGCGCTGGCACTTCGCGCTGAAGCAGGGCGAAGAGTACCGGCCGGTGAGCGGGCGGCTGCTCAAGCACCTGCCGGACCACGGCGACGGGCTCGCGCTCCGGGAGGACGGGCCCTCGACTCCCGCCGACCCGCGCTACGCGCCGCGCGCGATGATGCTCTTCGCCTTCTGCGAGGTGCTCCAGCAGGCGTACGCGCAGATCAACGCGATGGGCTACCGCACGTTTCAGGGGCGCGAGGGGCTGCCGCGCGTCCTGAAGCACCTCGTGGTCACCTTCCCCTCCGCGATGCGCCCCGAGGAGATCGCGGTCTACGAGGGGCTGGTCCGGAACGCGGTGGTGCTGACCTGTCACTACCTCGACATCCGCGCCGAGGACCGGCCGAACTGGAACGCGCAGAGCCAGTCGTTCGATCGCTTCCTCGTGGTCGACGAGGCGATGGCCGCGCAGATGGTCTACGTCTACCAGGAGATCGTGCACAGCTTCTCCGGGTCGATGGAGGAGCTGGTCCGGATCTACGGCCAGAACGGCGACGCGCTCCGCGTCGCGTCGGTCGACATCGGCGGCGGCACCTCCGACGTGATGATCGCCGAGTACCGCGACCTGATGCCGGGCACGGGGACCGCGCTCTCGGTCAAGAAGCTCTTCCAGGACGGGATCTCGATCGCGGGCGACGACGTCTGCCGGGCGATCGTCGAGGACATCGTGCTCGACCAGATCCTCGCGCAGCTGCCGTCGAGCCAGTCGCGCCGCGAGCTGGGGCAGCTCCTGAGCGAGGGCGACGCGGGCTGGGGCGCGGAGTGGCGCACGCTCAAGGCGAAGCTGGTGCCCTACTTCTGGCTGCCGATCGCGCGCTGCTACTGGGCGCTCGCGGAGGGCTTCACCATCCCGGAGCACAACCCGGAGAAGCACTACACCTTGACCGAGGTGTGGCGCATCTTCGACCGCGCGCCGCCGGGCGGCGTGGTGCTCCAGGAGCTCGACCAGTTCCTGATGAAGGCGGTGCCCGGCTGGCCGGGGCTCATGAATCTCTCCTTCCGCTTCGAGAAGGAGGAGGTCATGCGCGCCGTGCGCGGCGTGCTGCGCGAGCCGCTCCGGAAGTACGCCGACATCATCGCGCAGTTCGACGTGGATCTCCTGATCCTGGCCGGCCGCACGAGCAAGCTCGAGCCGGTGCGCGGGCTCTTCGTCAGCGAGATGCCGGTGTCGCCGCCGCGCATCAAGACGATGGCCGACTACCGCGTGGGCGACTGGTATCCGTCGAAGTGGCGGAGCGCGGGGCGCATCAAGGACCCGAAGTCCACCGTCGCGGCGGGCGCGGCCATCCTGCACCTCGCGTCGCGCAACCAGCTTCCGGGGCTCCTGCTCGAGGGGCTCGAGGAGCTCCAGCAGCGGCCGATCTACGGGCTCTACCAGACGCACGAGCCGCACATCGCGCGCGTCAACGAGCTGTTCCGCGAGGGCGACACGAGCCCCGCGTTCCTCTACACGCGCGGCATGATGATCGGCTTCCGGAACGTCGACGCGCAGGAGATGGACGGCTCGCCGCTCTTCGAGGTCCTGCCCGCGAGCCCGCAGGTGGAGCAGGCGCTGCTCGAGGACCGCGTGAAGCTGAAGTTCGGCCTGAAGGACGGAGGGCAGATCGAGATCGCCAGCGTGGAGAGCCAGCGCCAGGCGTACTCCTTCACGCCCGAGGACTTCTGGCTGCGGCTCAAGACCGTCACCGTCGATCGCTACTGGCTCGACACCGGCGTGCTCACCGCGCCCTACCACGCGCGCAGCGAGGAAGAGGACGCGTGA
- a CDS encoding virulence factor SrfC family protein has protein sequence MNEDTLHTIQEAIEKARAAALAVDGEPPPEAQALTDLELRMKKLRRAWGRPQSLGFFGPSQAGKSFLVGALLSHELGSLKVKAREGEVDFLQDINPAKGVESTGVVTRFSSAEGPGPLTHGDFHCRVLSLEVMLESLATGFLVECTAPAVDAERVERALRDARLQSGPPAPPLYRRAWDAVWHDLLKKYQDRHPYLNELRRHPELRTEAWKKGIGSVAGWSHVFSLLWGGRGYSQDLDRLADKLIEGLEILGHPDTVEVDLDYVRASSTNPSIIDAACLNAIGTPQSTMQVWSAEREVSIEPSVLAALVAEVRLPLQKVTGSLLENTDLLDFPGGRALRGINGFEPGELNTGNLENAIEVFKRGKLTFLFEQFSLDREITALVLASPGPTKPEAIQMQHQVERWLSIRHGSPTPLDQEEIERPSLFMALTKFDMSLGALRSDNARDRWESRVEEACVEFWARSHNSWIYNWGEKNRAFDNMFWIRNPYADQMNTLKPGSGDFDVVKRGYHESRAVKTFVAHHGDKWAAMEGEGDDGLPRSGIPLLASHLRAKLAEDIKKKELTAELRAIHGELVQALELLTPSRDEEEQRQRLEHAATALVNAVRAEMTKHYSGAVFGELVELITLPHDELEHEIRAFYKTLAPMSIKVSDKVKKLMVHVLKHWSTRAVARFRSSEIDLPAALVERYVREVCTSKMLLPVLGKSIFPYFNKSDIDFSLVSMIMQVKISDALLHLFSDRGRRTPEIPVRLSYSETAGDGGSEDAAEEIDWADVDFEEEPGQAEPEHVDIVFAGNGFFEHWAAQLPPFYVKNAGGKVKSAMDDPRVQQLVAALGQAESVRL, from the coding sequence ATGAACGAAGACACGCTGCACACCATCCAGGAGGCCATCGAGAAGGCCCGCGCCGCCGCGCTCGCGGTGGACGGGGAGCCGCCGCCCGAGGCGCAGGCGCTGACCGATCTCGAGCTCCGCATGAAGAAGCTCCGACGCGCGTGGGGGCGGCCGCAGAGCCTCGGGTTCTTCGGGCCGTCTCAGGCGGGCAAGTCGTTCCTCGTCGGCGCGCTCCTCAGCCACGAGCTCGGCTCGCTGAAGGTCAAAGCCCGGGAGGGCGAGGTCGACTTCCTCCAGGACATCAACCCCGCCAAGGGGGTCGAGTCGACCGGCGTCGTCACCCGCTTCTCGAGCGCGGAGGGCCCCGGCCCGCTCACGCACGGCGACTTCCACTGCCGTGTGCTCAGCCTCGAGGTGATGCTCGAGTCGCTCGCCACGGGTTTCCTCGTCGAGTGCACCGCGCCCGCGGTCGACGCCGAGCGGGTCGAGCGCGCGCTCCGGGACGCGCGCCTCCAGTCGGGCCCGCCCGCGCCGCCGCTCTACCGCCGCGCGTGGGACGCGGTCTGGCACGATCTCCTCAAGAAGTACCAGGACCGCCACCCCTATCTGAACGAGCTGCGCCGTCACCCCGAGCTGCGCACCGAGGCGTGGAAGAAGGGCATCGGATCGGTCGCGGGGTGGAGCCACGTCTTCTCGCTCCTCTGGGGCGGCCGCGGCTACAGCCAGGACCTCGACCGGCTCGCCGACAAGCTCATCGAGGGGCTCGAGATCCTCGGCCACCCGGACACGGTCGAGGTCGACCTCGACTACGTGCGCGCGTCGAGCACCAACCCGAGCATCATCGACGCGGCCTGCCTCAACGCGATCGGCACGCCGCAGTCCACCATGCAGGTGTGGTCGGCCGAGCGCGAGGTCTCCATCGAGCCGAGCGTGCTCGCGGCGCTCGTGGCCGAGGTGCGCCTGCCGCTCCAGAAGGTCACGGGCTCGCTCCTCGAGAACACCGATCTGCTCGACTTCCCCGGCGGCCGCGCGCTCCGCGGCATCAACGGGTTCGAGCCGGGCGAGCTCAACACGGGCAACCTCGAGAACGCCATCGAGGTCTTCAAGCGCGGCAAGCTCACGTTCCTGTTCGAGCAGTTCTCGCTCGACCGCGAGATCACCGCGCTGGTGCTCGCGTCGCCCGGGCCGACCAAGCCCGAGGCGATCCAGATGCAGCACCAGGTCGAGCGCTGGCTGTCCATCCGCCACGGCTCGCCGACCCCGCTCGACCAGGAGGAGATCGAGCGGCCGAGCCTCTTCATGGCGTTGACCAAGTTCGACATGAGCCTGGGCGCGCTGCGGAGCGACAACGCGCGCGATCGCTGGGAGTCGCGGGTCGAGGAGGCGTGCGTCGAGTTCTGGGCGCGCTCGCACAACAGCTGGATCTACAACTGGGGCGAGAAGAACCGCGCCTTCGACAACATGTTCTGGATCCGGAACCCGTACGCGGACCAGATGAACACGCTCAAGCCCGGATCCGGCGACTTCGACGTGGTGAAGCGCGGCTATCACGAGTCGCGCGCCGTCAAGACGTTCGTCGCCCATCATGGCGACAAGTGGGCGGCGATGGAGGGCGAAGGCGACGACGGCCTGCCGCGCTCGGGGATCCCGCTGCTGGCGTCGCATCTGCGGGCGAAGCTCGCCGAGGACATCAAGAAGAAGGAGCTGACGGCCGAGCTGCGCGCCATCCACGGCGAGCTCGTCCAGGCGCTCGAGCTGCTGACCCCCTCGCGCGACGAGGAGGAGCAGCGGCAGCGCCTCGAGCACGCGGCGACGGCGCTGGTCAACGCGGTGCGCGCGGAGATGACCAAGCACTACTCGGGCGCCGTCTTCGGCGAGCTGGTGGAGCTGATCACCCTGCCGCACGACGAGCTGGAGCACGAGATCCGCGCCTTCTACAAGACGCTCGCGCCGATGTCGATCAAGGTCAGCGACAAGGTCAAGAAGCTGATGGTGCACGTGCTCAAGCACTGGTCGACGCGCGCCGTCGCCCGCTTCCGGAGCAGCGAGATCGATCTGCCCGCGGCCCTCGTCGAGCGCTACGTGCGCGAGGTCTGCACGAGCAAGATGCTCCTCCCCGTCCTGGGCAAGTCGATCTTCCCGTACTTCAACAAGAGCGACATCGACTTCTCCCTCGTCTCGATGATCATGCAGGTGAAGATCAGCGACGCGCTCCTGCATCTGTTTTCGGACCGGGGGCGGCGCACGCCGGAGATCCCGGTGCGCCTGAGCTACTCGGAGACGGCGGGCGATGGCGGCAGCGAGGACGCGGCCGAGGAGATCGACTGGGCGGACGTGGACTTCGAGGAGGAGCCCGGCCAGGCCGAGCCGGAGCACGTCGACATCGTCTTCGCCGGCAATGGCTTCTTCGAGCACTGGGCCGCCCAGCTGCCTCCGTTCTACGTGAAGAACGCGGGCGGCAAGGTGAAGAGCGCGATGGACGATCCGCGCGTGCAGCAGCTCGTCGCGGCGCTCGGCCAGGCCGAGTCCGTCCGGCTCTGA
- the nei gene encoding endonuclease VIII translates to MPEGPETRRAADRVAAAVAGQVAEEVFFAFPHLQGYAEELSGRRVESVVNRGKAILTAFDIGLTVYTHNQLYGRWFVTARGRTPRTSRSLRFAIHAAEKSAWLYSASEIVVLESRDLKAHPYLAKLGPDVSAGELDPVIVRERLRDSLFSGRQLAGLYLDQEFLAGLGNYLRAEILFDARAHPRARPRDLAAAQIRRLAASTVEICRRAHAARGVTLSPRLAARAKRARGSERRFYVYGRAGKPCRRCGTPITREPIGGRHIYYCASCQRR, encoded by the coding sequence ATGCCCGAAGGTCCGGAGACGAGGCGCGCGGCGGACCGCGTCGCGGCGGCGGTCGCCGGCCAGGTCGCCGAGGAGGTGTTCTTCGCGTTCCCTCACCTGCAGGGCTACGCGGAGGAGCTGAGCGGCCGCCGCGTCGAGTCCGTGGTGAACCGCGGCAAGGCGATACTCACCGCGTTCGACATCGGACTGACCGTCTACACGCACAACCAGCTCTATGGCCGATGGTTCGTCACCGCCCGCGGCCGCACTCCGCGCACGAGTCGCTCGCTCCGGTTCGCGATCCACGCGGCGGAGAAGAGCGCGTGGCTCTACTCCGCGAGCGAGATCGTGGTGCTGGAGTCGCGCGACCTGAAGGCGCACCCCTACCTCGCCAAGCTCGGCCCGGACGTCTCGGCGGGAGAGCTCGACCCGGTCATCGTGCGGGAGCGGCTGCGGGACAGCCTCTTCTCGGGGCGACAGCTCGCCGGGCTCTACCTCGATCAGGAGTTCCTCGCGGGGCTGGGGAACTACCTCCGGGCCGAGATCCTCTTCGACGCGAGAGCGCACCCACGCGCCCGTCCCCGCGACCTCGCGGCCGCCCAGATCCGCCGACTGGCGGCCTCGACCGTCGAGATCTGTCGCCGCGCCCACGCCGCTCGGGGCGTGACCTTGTCACCCCGACTGGCGGCCCGCGCGAAGCGGGCGCGCGGGAGCGAGCGGCGCTTCTACGTCTACGGCCGCGCCGGCAAGCCGTGCCGCCGCTGCGGGACGCCCATCACGCGCGAGCCGATCGGCGGCCGGCACATCTACTACTGCGCTTCCTGCCAGCGACGTTGA
- a CDS encoding isochorismatase family protein, protein MALPNPGMDIDLSRTALVITDPQNDFLSPDGVAWGVVGDSVVENGTVEHIEQLLVAAKAAELPVFISPHYYYATDHGWFFEGALEALMHDIHMFDRPHALTTAGLQGSGADWLERYKPLIDDGKTIVVSPHKVYGPESNDLVLQLRKRNIDKVILAGMSANLCTESHLRELLEQGFEVAVVTDATAAAKVEEGDGYAAALTNFRFLANATWTTEEAVTAMRSEMVLSAAE, encoded by the coding sequence ATGGCACTACCGAATCCGGGAATGGACATCGATCTCTCGCGCACCGCGCTCGTCATCACCGATCCGCAGAACGACTTTCTCAGCCCAGACGGGGTCGCTTGGGGCGTCGTCGGCGACAGCGTCGTGGAGAACGGAACCGTCGAACACATCGAGCAGCTCCTCGTCGCCGCGAAGGCGGCTGAGCTGCCCGTCTTCATCTCACCCCACTACTACTACGCGACCGACCACGGCTGGTTCTTCGAGGGCGCGCTCGAGGCCCTCATGCACGACATCCACATGTTCGACCGCCCCCACGCGCTGACGACCGCGGGGCTGCAGGGGTCGGGGGCCGATTGGTTGGAGCGCTACAAGCCGCTCATCGACGACGGGAAGACGATCGTCGTGAGCCCGCACAAGGTCTACGGGCCCGAGAGCAACGACCTCGTCCTGCAGCTCCGGAAGCGGAACATCGACAAGGTGATCCTCGCGGGCATGAGCGCGAACCTCTGCACCGAGTCCCACCTGCGGGAGCTCCTCGAGCAGGGCTTCGAGGTCGCCGTGGTCACGGACGCCACCGCCGCGGCCAAGGTCGAAGAGGGCGATGGCTACGCCGCGGCCCTCACGAACTTCCGCTTCCTCGCGAACGCCACGTGGACCACCGAGGAGGCCGTCACGGCGATGCGCAGCGAGATGGTGCTGAGCGCCGCCGAGTAG
- a CDS encoding LysR family transcriptional regulator, translating to MDRLDELEVLMAVVDGGSLAAAARRLHRSPAAVTRALAALEERAGVRLIERSTRASAPSQAGAALAARGRALLAAYDEALDRAMDPERPRGRLRVTAPEVFGRMHVAPLVTELLERHPALTAELSMSDALVDLVAEGIDVAVRVGSLADSSLSATRVGAVREQLAASPAYVEAHGAPLTPSELGRHSVLWFSSHTGIPEWRFRGDQVVRLSPRLVVDRAEVAIAAARDGRGVVRALSYQLATDLEAGRLVRLLGAHEPPPIPVHLVHPSRRLVPPRVRAFLDLAAPRLRALPALRAHSPLEPAPPLPRNHR from the coding sequence ATGGACAGGCTGGACGAGCTCGAGGTGCTGATGGCCGTGGTCGACGGCGGCTCGCTCGCCGCGGCGGCGCGGAGACTCCACCGCTCCCCCGCCGCGGTGACGCGAGCGCTCGCCGCGCTCGAGGAGCGCGCCGGCGTGCGACTGATCGAGCGCTCGACGCGCGCCTCGGCGCCCAGCCAGGCGGGAGCGGCCCTGGCCGCGCGCGGGCGCGCGCTGCTCGCCGCGTACGACGAGGCGCTCGACCGGGCGATGGATCCGGAGCGCCCGCGAGGGCGGCTGCGTGTCACCGCGCCAGAGGTGTTCGGCCGGATGCACGTGGCGCCGCTGGTGACCGAGCTCTTGGAGCGTCACCCCGCCCTCACGGCGGAGCTCTCGATGAGCGACGCGCTCGTGGACCTGGTGGCAGAAGGGATCGACGTCGCGGTCCGCGTCGGGTCGCTCGCGGACAGCTCGCTGAGCGCCACGCGGGTCGGCGCGGTGCGGGAGCAGCTCGCCGCGAGTCCCGCCTACGTGGAGGCTCACGGCGCTCCACTCACCCCCTCCGAGCTCGGCCGACACTCCGTCCTCTGGTTCTCGTCCCACACGGGCATCCCCGAGTGGCGCTTCCGCGGCGACCAGGTCGTGCGGCTGTCTCCTCGACTGGTCGTCGATCGGGCCGAGGTCGCGATCGCGGCCGCGCGTGACGGGCGAGGTGTGGTCCGCGCGCTCTCGTACCAGCTCGCGACCGATCTCGAGGCGGGCCGCCTGGTCCGCTTGCTCGGCGCGCACGAGCCGCCGCCGATCCCCGTCCACCTCGTGCACCCGTCACGGCGACTCGTGCCGCCGCGAGTCCGCGCCTTCCTCGATCTCGCCGCCCCCCGGCTGCGCGCGCTTCCGGCGCTGCGCGCTCACTCGCCCCTCGAACCCGCCCCCCCTTTGCCAAGGAACCACCGATGA